Proteins from a single region of Sinorhizobium alkalisoli:
- a CDS encoding LysM peptidoglycan-binding domain-containing protein: MSYRIDIEGKNRYDANGGRATAVSEELRRFFVEQINQAVRERAEAGGPKTIDPLTEKAIVVEKGDSLWEIAQENHVSLDDLMAANRIKMTAKSAAVDPNDVVIVPFASPELVAQGPVDDKGVPKGEAAFIEDLYGRGNKLAYADEPSKIDFAAEGEDMQRDVGAYLDNLPKAERRAAALRMMSSDWLDAGPAGNAVKAAIEERGLTVGSSTTPSPPQLEKPLSEAETLRQDLATRYLGGPGYKGEIQRTPEETYGVPTEKLAETMADGNPLERAAYTSMYGGADPVTGENRRPLWEELGISRDELRRTVVERPWEIASHHLGRPITQEQYNQLQSIDGPLGHLLNMGVDPETALSIQATWSAHFHGGYDPISQSQLKPVWERWGLESADELTTLFEDSPAATIKLEELIGGVDPVTGKTEAAPWGDKSAAAYGAAQLREAQEILEIQVLPTMKDVAPREDAELFALGFTTPSGTKQIEYVNPLQYAQSPSFRNGLQLRDGNIIVSNLMDPMGGVGLFGLVKGYPPQMAQNLDQRLVPGTNEKVKYQAHGLFQVFPENGEVVLLSKIQRLPKAPKGRPDPDSQFAKVMGRWSEAGGGVTFFVGKGDETEGSRGRTPKIAGVNWANAPDGTIERFATALAAPFSPSERRSMGVQFQMGRNGNGEWVPSGIGAVTEWSTSRYQFWPMVTWDPDGGGLTGGSVFGGTGWTLGQFGLHHDPSRPTTRLDLLGVGSAGGSASVTYSDPSVFGVDLGGMHGKAGRAAGLGFTHGDGSNVAVSVDVVDGDVDAAERQAKSYHDRIARGEITPLDLPAGVRVTSTAQEATSFRAMGFAWLVNVGGGKGGGLNVTTEVGRTGEKSWTVSRYDEPIRDWSWNVGIYGVGPGGHHWDAHMRGETLEITAPAGADGKPALQGEARQALDRYLTEGLLPGALTTEGRFQGDTAETYRSVRDNFLASGGALSEAQTTYDKDRTEEARNALDRAKTEYSDRRADLNDFLRRQLKPGDELMPGIRIASTSRRDTEGNRPSFVIPMEAKTITRGETRTEDNTYFSYELSRRPLFGDDYSNQHAGRTGADADLFQLSSTGTVRSGGGYLSHWLPRETIEQLDNRSAYRPLWEASGRGETEIAGTISVNFTDAQIVQLGRSLGEGPQGGALWQSMANRASGVFADDFLARNPEYINNNTDLLGLSRAADSAAEARGLKDTDSFYDRLTSNEDQGSRERLAEKFAGVTSPEAFVALSKEEQEVFIEVVAKSASADHSAYETTALIAAIPSEDRRSDLFRHLVEGIAETNQPLAGNVNGGRRLDDNRDLGPNDRGADRVSYFDDPTMEFVRFLQQDVSDRGIREMFLQQTGFRAALPSEIESRRGKSVHDLTREVSQKYTIEKTIYFPGGPSPSDYVALTHDEARDVVGIIAAVGEQQGSDGAWQFMKDNGVDPAEVFLKLDQDDGHDQILRQALIDVLRPGSLGEGKAAVELLDHQQGLI; encoded by the coding sequence ATGTCCTATCGCATCGATATCGAGGGCAAGAACCGCTATGACGCAAATGGCGGTCGCGCCACCGCCGTTTCCGAAGAGCTGCGGCGGTTCTTCGTCGAGCAGATCAACCAAGCCGTGCGCGAGCGAGCCGAGGCAGGAGGGCCGAAGACGATCGATCCTCTTACGGAGAAGGCGATCGTCGTCGAGAAGGGAGACAGTCTATGGGAGATCGCCCAGGAGAATCATGTCAGCCTCGACGATCTCATGGCCGCCAACCGGATCAAGATGACGGCGAAGTCGGCGGCGGTCGACCCCAATGACGTGGTGATCGTGCCGTTCGCCTCGCCGGAACTCGTTGCGCAAGGCCCCGTCGACGACAAGGGCGTGCCCAAGGGAGAGGCCGCCTTCATCGAGGATCTTTATGGCCGCGGCAACAAGCTCGCCTATGCCGACGAGCCTTCGAAAATCGACTTTGCCGCCGAAGGCGAGGACATGCAGCGCGACGTCGGGGCCTATCTGGACAACCTGCCGAAGGCGGAGCGACGGGCCGCAGCCTTGAGGATGATGAGCAGCGACTGGCTGGATGCAGGCCCCGCCGGCAACGCCGTCAAGGCAGCGATCGAGGAACGCGGCCTGACGGTTGGCTCTTCGACGACGCCTTCGCCGCCACAGCTGGAAAAGCCCCTGAGTGAGGCGGAAACGCTCCGGCAGGACCTCGCTACCCGCTATTTGGGCGGCCCCGGCTACAAGGGCGAGATCCAGCGCACACCGGAAGAGACCTATGGCGTACCCACCGAGAAACTGGCCGAGACGATGGCGGATGGCAATCCGCTGGAGCGGGCGGCCTACACGAGTATGTATGGCGGCGCCGACCCCGTGACCGGCGAGAACCGCCGCCCGCTGTGGGAGGAATTGGGCATCAGCCGCGACGAGCTTCGCCGGACCGTGGTGGAGCGGCCCTGGGAAATCGCGTCACACCATCTAGGGCGGCCGATCACTCAAGAGCAGTACAACCAGCTCCAGTCGATCGACGGTCCGCTCGGGCATTTGCTCAACATGGGAGTCGATCCGGAAACCGCCCTATCCATCCAGGCGACCTGGAGCGCCCATTTTCACGGCGGATATGACCCGATCAGCCAGTCGCAACTCAAGCCCGTCTGGGAACGCTGGGGGCTGGAATCGGCTGACGAACTGACGACCTTGTTCGAGGACAGCCCCGCCGCGACCATCAAGCTGGAGGAACTGATCGGCGGCGTCGACCCGGTCACCGGCAAGACCGAGGCGGCTCCCTGGGGCGACAAGTCGGCAGCAGCCTATGGCGCGGCGCAGCTCCGTGAAGCCCAGGAGATACTCGAAATCCAGGTGCTGCCGACGATGAAGGACGTCGCCCCGAGGGAGGATGCCGAGCTTTTCGCGCTGGGCTTCACCACACCGAGCGGCACCAAGCAGATCGAATACGTCAATCCGCTGCAATATGCGCAGTCACCCAGCTTCCGTAACGGGCTCCAGCTCAGGGACGGCAACATCATCGTTTCCAACCTGATGGACCCGATGGGTGGCGTGGGCCTGTTCGGGCTTGTCAAGGGTTACCCGCCGCAGATGGCGCAGAACCTCGACCAGCGGCTCGTGCCTGGCACCAACGAGAAGGTGAAATATCAGGCGCATGGTCTGTTCCAGGTCTTCCCCGAAAACGGTGAGGTCGTGCTGTTGTCCAAGATCCAGCGGCTGCCGAAAGCGCCAAAGGGGCGGCCCGACCCCGATTCCCAATTTGCCAAGGTCATGGGGCGTTGGAGTGAGGCTGGAGGCGGCGTCACCTTCTTCGTCGGCAAGGGCGACGAGACCGAAGGAAGCCGGGGCCGCACCCCCAAGATCGCCGGCGTCAACTGGGCGAATGCGCCCGATGGCACGATCGAGCGCTTCGCCACCGCGCTGGCCGCGCCGTTCAGTCCGAGCGAACGCCGTTCGATGGGCGTGCAGTTCCAGATGGGACGCAACGGGAATGGCGAGTGGGTGCCGAGCGGCATCGGCGCAGTCACCGAATGGAGCACCAGCCGCTACCAGTTCTGGCCGATGGTCACTTGGGATCCGGACGGCGGCGGGCTGACGGGCGGCAGCGTCTTCGGCGGCACCGGCTGGACGCTCGGCCAGTTCGGTCTCCATCATGATCCGAGCCGGCCCACTACGCGGCTTGACCTGCTGGGCGTTGGCAGCGCCGGGGGCTCCGCCAGCGTGACGTATTCAGACCCCTCGGTCTTCGGCGTGGATCTCGGCGGCATGCACGGGAAAGCGGGGCGTGCGGCCGGGCTGGGTTTCACGCACGGCGACGGCAGCAATGTCGCCGTTTCGGTCGATGTCGTCGATGGCGATGTCGACGCCGCCGAGCGCCAGGCGAAATCCTATCACGACCGAATTGCGCGCGGCGAGATAACGCCCCTCGACCTGCCCGCGGGCGTGCGTGTGACCTCGACCGCACAGGAAGCAACGTCGTTCCGGGCGATGGGTTTTGCCTGGCTGGTCAACGTCGGCGGGGGCAAGGGCGGTGGCCTCAATGTCACGACCGAAGTCGGCCGCACTGGCGAGAAAAGCTGGACGGTCTCGCGCTATGACGAGCCGATCCGCGACTGGTCGTGGAACGTGGGCATCTACGGTGTCGGCCCGGGCGGTCACCATTGGGATGCGCACATGCGCGGCGAGACGCTCGAGATCACAGCGCCGGCCGGCGCTGACGGCAAGCCCGCGCTGCAGGGAGAGGCGCGTCAGGCGCTCGACCGCTATCTCACCGAAGGCCTGCTGCCCGGTGCCTTGACCACCGAAGGCCGGTTCCAGGGCGACACTGCCGAGACCTACCGCAGTGTGCGCGACAATTTTCTGGCGTCCGGAGGCGCCCTGTCCGAAGCGCAAACCACCTATGACAAGGACCGCACCGAGGAAGCCCGCAACGCCCTCGACCGGGCCAAGACCGAGTACAGCGATCGCCGGGCGGATCTGAACGACTTCCTTCGCCGCCAGCTCAAGCCCGGCGACGAGCTGATGCCGGGGATCAGGATCGCTTCGACGAGCCGGCGCGACACCGAGGGCAATCGTCCATCCTTCGTCATCCCGATGGAGGCCAAGACGATCACCCGCGGTGAGACCCGGACCGAGGACAATACCTATTTCAGCTATGAGCTTTCCCGCCGTCCGCTCTTCGGGGACGACTACTCGAACCAGCACGCCGGACGCACAGGCGCGGATGCAGATCTGTTCCAGCTTTCCAGTACCGGCACGGTCCGTTCGGGAGGCGGCTATCTGAGCCACTGGTTGCCGCGCGAGACGATCGAGCAGCTCGACAACCGGTCGGCCTATCGCCCGCTCTGGGAAGCCTCGGGCCGTGGCGAGACGGAGATCGCTGGCACAATATCGGTCAATTTCACCGACGCCCAGATCGTCCAGCTCGGGCGCTCGCTGGGCGAAGGGCCGCAGGGTGGCGCGCTTTGGCAATCGATGGCGAACCGCGCATCCGGGGTGTTCGCCGACGATTTCCTGGCGCGCAATCCCGAATATATCAACAACAACACCGATCTGCTGGGCCTCAGCCGCGCCGCCGACAGCGCCGCCGAGGCGCGCGGCCTCAAGGACACCGACAGCTTCTATGACCGGCTGACCAGCAACGAGGACCAGGGATCACGTGAACGCCTTGCGGAGAAGTTTGCCGGCGTGACCTCGCCCGAGGCCTTCGTCGCGCTCAGCAAGGAGGAGCAGGAGGTCTTCATCGAGGTGGTCGCGAAATCCGCATCCGCCGACCATTCCGCCTATGAGACGACGGCGCTGATCGCGGCTATCCCCTCCGAAGACCGTCGATCGGACCTGTTTCGCCATCTCGTCGAGGGAATCGCGGAAACGAACCAGCCGCTCGCCGGCAATGTGAACGGCGGACGACGGCTCGACGATAATCGCGACTTGGGCCCGAATGATCGGGGTGCAGACCGCGTCAGCTATTTCGACGACCCGACGATGGAGTTCGTGCGCTTCCTGCAGCAGGACGTGAGCGACCGGGGTATCCGGGAGATGTTCCTGCAGCAAACCGGATTCCGCGCAGCCCTGCCCTCCGAGATCGAGAGCAGGCGCGGCAAATCCGTCCACGATCTCACTCGGGAAGTGTCGCAGAAATATACGATCGAGAAGACCATCTATTTCCCCGGCGGGCCGTCGCCGAGCGACTATGTCGCGCTCACCCATGACGAGGCAAGGGACGTGGTTGGCATCATCGCAGCGGTCGGCGAACAGCAGGGCAGCGATGGCGCCTGGCAGTTCATGAAGGACAATGGCGTCGACCCAGCTGAGGTCTTCCTGAAGCTCGACCAGGATGACGGCCACGACCAGATCCTGCGTCAGGCGTTGATCGACGTGCTGCGGCCGGGAAGTCTGGGCGAAGGCAAGGCTGCGGTGGAGCTGCTCGACCATCAGCAGGGGCTGATCTAG
- a CDS encoding NADH-quinone oxidoreductase subunit A — protein sequence MTELLGSYVPIAIFLGIALVIGLALLVAPFAVAFKAPDSEKLSAYECGFNAFDDARMKFDIRFYLVSILFIIFDLEVAFLFPWAVSFKEVGWFGFWSMMAFLLVLTVGFIYEWKKGALEWN from the coding sequence ATGACTGAACTTCTCGGTTCCTATGTTCCGATCGCGATTTTCCTTGGAATCGCGCTTGTGATCGGCCTCGCTCTCCTTGTCGCTCCCTTTGCCGTCGCCTTCAAAGCGCCGGATTCGGAAAAGCTGTCGGCCTATGAGTGCGGCTTCAATGCGTTCGACGACGCCCGCATGAAGTTCGACATCCGCTTCTATCTCGTGTCGATCCTCTTCATCATCTTCGATCTCGAGGTCGCGTTCCTCTTTCCCTGGGCGGTCTCTTTCAAGGAGGTGGGCTGGTTCGGCTTCTGGTCGATGATGGCCTTCCTCCTGGTCCTGACGGTCGGCTTTATCTATGAATGGAAGAAGGGAGCGCTGGAATGGAACTAG
- a CDS encoding NuoB/complex I 20 kDa subunit family protein has product MELASGTTLVAPQPKGILDPATGKPIGSNDAFFGEINNELADKGFLVTSTDELINWARTGSLMWMTFGLACCAVEMMQMSMPRYDAERFGFAPRASPRQSDVMIVAGTLTNKMAPALRKVYDQMPEPRYVISMGSCANGGGYYHYSYSVVRGCDRVVPVDIYVPGCPPTAEALLYGVLLLQKKIRRTGTIER; this is encoded by the coding sequence ATGGAACTAGCATCCGGCACCACGCTCGTTGCGCCGCAGCCGAAGGGAATTCTCGACCCCGCGACCGGCAAGCCGATCGGCAGCAATGACGCGTTCTTTGGTGAGATCAACAACGAGCTGGCCGATAAGGGTTTCCTCGTAACCTCGACCGACGAACTGATCAACTGGGCGCGCACCGGTTCGCTGATGTGGATGACCTTCGGTCTCGCCTGTTGCGCCGTTGAGATGATGCAGATGTCGATGCCGCGTTACGACGCCGAGCGCTTCGGCTTTGCGCCGCGCGCGTCGCCGCGTCAGTCGGACGTCATGATCGTCGCCGGCACGCTCACCAACAAGATGGCGCCGGCTCTGCGCAAGGTCTACGACCAGATGCCCGAGCCGCGTTACGTCATCTCCATGGGCTCCTGTGCCAATGGCGGCGGTTACTATCATTATTCCTATTCGGTCGTGCGCGGCTGTGATCGCGTCGTGCCCGTCGACATCTACGTGCCAGGCTGTCCTCCCACGGCAGAAGCGCTGCTCTACGGCGTGCTTCTGCTGCAGAAGAAGATCCGCCGCACCGGTACGATCGAGCGCTAA
- a CDS encoding NADH-quinone oxidoreductase subunit C, whose product MSEALNELASYLRETRGALIADSVIEYGELTLTAEAENLIALLTFLRDDVQCGFVSFIDICGVDYPQRPERFDVVYHLLSPRQNLRVRVKVATAEDEPVPSATAVYPGADWFEREAYDMYGILFTGHPDLRRILTDYGFEGYPLRKDFPLTGFVQVRYDDEVKRVVYEPVELRQEFRNFDFLSPWEGTDYVLPGDEKAKAR is encoded by the coding sequence ATGAGTGAAGCCCTTAACGAGCTTGCGTCCTATCTTCGCGAGACGCGTGGCGCGCTGATCGCCGATTCGGTGATCGAATACGGCGAGCTGACGCTGACGGCCGAGGCCGAGAACCTGATCGCGCTGCTGACCTTCCTGCGCGACGACGTGCAGTGCGGTTTCGTCAGTTTTATCGACATCTGCGGCGTCGACTATCCGCAGCGACCGGAGCGCTTCGACGTCGTCTACCATCTTCTGTCGCCGCGTCAGAACCTTCGCGTTCGCGTCAAGGTAGCGACGGCCGAGGACGAGCCGGTTCCCTCCGCGACGGCCGTCTATCCAGGCGCCGACTGGTTCGAGCGCGAAGCCTATGACATGTACGGCATCCTCTTCACCGGCCATCCGGATCTCAGGCGCATCCTGACCGATTATGGTTTCGAGGGCTATCCGTTGCGCAAGGACTTCCCGCTGACGGGTTTTGTCCAGGTGCGTTATGACGACGAGGTCAAGCGGGTGGTCTACGAGCCCGTCGAGCTGAGGCAGGAATTCCGCAATTTCGATTTTCTTTCGCCCTGGGAAGGCACGGATTATGTCTTGCCCGGCGACGAGAAGGCGAAGGCACGGTGA